The following nucleotide sequence is from Solidesulfovibrio carbinolicus.
TTATAACTAAACGACATTGACTTGGCAACAACATGATATCGGGAAATTCCTCACATGACCCAGGCTTCTGAAAAATCGAAAGACGTTTTGTTCGTGATTTTATGAACAAACAACCGGTAGGTAACGCAACTATGCAAGATCCACTTTGCCTGATCCCATCATCAACGTTTGACAGCTATGTATCCAACTTAATCAACGGGAATAAACGTCATTGCCTATCGATTGTTGAAATCCTCATTGACAAAGGTATGCCCATTGCGGATATCTACACCCATCTCTTTCAGCGTTCTTTGTACAAAGTTGGAAGGCTCTGGGAAGAAAATAAGATATCCGTCGCCGTGGAGCATATCGCCACAGCCATAACGGAAACACTGCTCGCCCAAACCTACCCTCGGGCCGCCGCACTGCCCAAACATGGCCGGCGCGCCGTTGTGGCGTGCGTCACTGGCGAAAGACATCAAATAGGTAGCCGCATGATCGCCGATATTTTGGAACTTCGCGGTTGGGACAGCCATTATCTTGGAGCTGACACTCCCAAAGACGCCCTACTTGACTTGCTCCTCACGCTACAACCCGAGTTGCTCGGGCTTTCCGTC
It contains:
- a CDS encoding cobalamin-dependent protein (Presence of a B(12) (cobalamin)-binding domain implies dependence on cobalamin itself, in one of its several forms, or in some unusual lineages, dependence on a cobalamin-like analog.); protein product: MNKQPVGNATMQDPLCLIPSSTFDSYVSNLINGNKRHCLSIVEILIDKGMPIADIYTHLFQRSLYKVGRLWEENKISVAVEHIATAITETLLAQTYPRAAALPKHGRRAVVACVTGERHQIGSRMIADILELRGWDSHYLGADTPKDALLDLLLTLQPELLGLSVSLSSNADQAKRLIREALAHRPSMLCVVGGQGVTGNSLDLGELASVPVISNIEMLENYLRQHADA